The sequence below is a genomic window from Desulfobulbus oligotrophicus.
CCCGGGCTCGATTAAAGTAATGCCGCGGCTGAACTGCAGGTGTTCCAAAGGAATATCCGGGTGTAACCAAAGTATCTCCAGCACCCGGTCCAACAGTTGACGACGATCCGTTTCAGCCATCTTGACCATGGAATCCGAGGCAATGCATTCGGTATGAAGACGAGTCAGGTGATCCCGAATTTTGTCGTAGCGCAGACAGGGCACCAGCCGGACAGGATACTCCCTGCCAATGGCGACGTCCACCTCGGACAGTGTTTCTTTGCATGGAGGTACAGTCAGATAATCAGCCTGATTAAGCGCCCACAACCCCTTGACCACCCTGGCAAGTGCATCTGGATCATGCTGGATCACCCCGCGTTGCCGCAGCTGCTCCTTTGCAAAAATCCGGGCTTCCACTGAAGAAAACCCCAAAGCTCTGACCCGACTTCGATCCATAAAAATCGGTTCCTTATCTTCAAGGGCATAGCGCTGCAGAATCGAACCCGGAATATCGGTCAAATCAAGGCCCACGATATGGGAAAACAACTGATCTACCCCACCTGGAATATTACGGTGGTAGGCCCTGATCAGATCGGAAACATAAAATTTCCGGTCCGGTGCATCCCGGGCGGCATCGGTTTCTCCTTTCTGAACCCAGATATTGGCCACCAGCACCTTCAGTGCCCCGGTATTGTCACGAATAGCCTGTGCCAGTCCAGGGACCTGAAGAATGGGTATGATGGAGGTATACAGACTGCCTGGTGCAAAGAGGATGATGTCGGCCTGCTGCACCAGCTGGACTACTTCCGGCTGGAGAAAAGGATTTCGGCTGAACTCGACGATCACCCTGTCAACAGGAAATCCTCGTCTGGCTTTCCCCGACTTGTACTCACTGGTAACCAACACACCGTTGGCATACAGCATCTGCAGTTGCGACAAAGTCGTGGTACAGGGAAGTACGGAATGGGGTCGCACGCCGAGAACACCGGATATTTCTGCAAGTCCACGGCTGGTTGCCGATCGTACGACCTGATGCGAAACGAGCAGCTCCTCCGGTGTAAGGTCAGGGCCCAACTGTTTATAGATGGCAGCAGCCAGCAGAAGATTTCCCAGACACTGCGGCCGTTGCAAAGTCGGACTCAAACGAACATCAGTGTACAGAAGATCACAAAGTTCAACAAGATAGGTCAGGAGTTGCTCGGGAAGATCAGAAAGTGTTGCCCCTGTGTCCCGAAGCAACTGACCGGCTGACAAGGGGTAGGACATAAAACGGTAGTTGAAGACAGCATACAGAGCTGTGGCACAGTGTTTGGCACCAGCTGTGTCCAGTTTGTAGCGCTGGACAAGATTTTGCCGGCGTATCGACGAGACAAGGACATGTCGAATATCACCAAGGGCGATGAGGGGCACATCTTTTTGTAACTCACCGGTTGATCCGCCATCATCCGTCACACAGACCACCGAACTCACCAGTGGAAAAATTTCCTTTAAGCCGGTAAAGGGATTATACGCCCAGGCTTGTCGACGTGAGTCTCCACCAATAATATTGGACAGACCGGTACCACCACCAAACACGACCACTTTGACGGAAGACGTGTCCAAGGCGTCGAACTGCTGTTTGAGTTTGTCAAAAAATGAGGTGATGACCGGGGGCAGTCCGCCGGCGGTACTTTCCAGGAGTATGGAGGCGATTTTCTCAGCCAGGCTGCTTTCCGGCAGAACATCAAGCACGGAAAACCCCTCTGAGGTCATAAATTTCAGGTGATGTTTAAACTGCTGTTCTCCGGACATGTACTCTCGCTCAATAAAAAGTCCGGTAATCGTAACTTACAGTAAGGGAGCTGCCGGCAACAACTGCTCCACCCTTTCCAGATCCTTGAAGGTGTCCACTTCTACTGAATCGTACTCTGTAAGAACAACCCGGACGGTGTATCCAAACTCAAGGGCACGCAACTGCTCAAGTTTTTCGCACTGCTCCCACTTTCCTTCAGGTAATCCGACAAAGGTGGTGAGAAAGTTTTTGCGATACGCATAGACGCCCAGATGTTTGTAATACGCAGGTTGTTGTGTCCCGTCAGCGTCACGCTGAAAGGGTATGGGCGCCCGAGAAAAATAAAGGGCATTGCCACGACAATCGAACACGGTTTTGACATGGTTGGGATCAGGGATCTCTTCAGGGCGGATAATTTTATAGATGAGAGTCGACATCGGCAGCGATGGATCGTCCACCAGCGGCCCGACAACCTGCTCAATCACCTCTGGAGGAAAAACAGGTTGATCTCCCTGGATATTAACGACGATATCCTGATCTTCGAGGGCCAGCAGGTGAGCCGCTTCCGCGAGCCTGTCGGTACCGGTGGCATGGTCACGCCGGGTCATCACCCACCTGCCGCCAAAGGAGGTGACCGCCTGAGCAATACGTTCATCATCGGTGGCAACCACCACCTCTGTCAACACTGACACCTGCCAAGCCCGTTCAACCACATGTTGAATCATGGGCCGGCCCTGAATCAGGGCTAAGGGTTTCCCTTCAAAACGATTGGAATGATACCGTGCAGGAATAATGGCAACAATTTTAGGGGTGGATGAGTTCATCGACAGTCTTGAAGGTACCTCTGAAGAACAGTATTGGATTGCATCTCTCTTTTGAGCCATGATACAGTGCACACCGATAAAAGGCAATCACCTGATAACCTCGAATTATCGTCTTATTCTTTGGACCATCCGAAATAACCCGGGGCTGAAAACGGAAGAGATTATTCCTTTCACCCGGTTATTGTAGAGCAAGTATCGAATATGCATCATGCTACCCGAGTTTTTCCGTTGACAGCCTCACCCGTTTTTCTCGCAGTCCTGGCCGATCCCGACAGCTCCATGACTTCTGCACACAGTCTGGCAGCATCTCTTGCCATTCCTTTAGTTACCGACCCCTGTGCCGCCACGCTCCTGTTACGGTACAGCAGTGAAGGTTTAGAACTCTTTAAACCCGGGGATCCATCACTGCCGGGAAGCCTCAGGGTCAACTTCTCCAGCCCAGGTGTCACTAAACGCTGCACTGATCCTGGTCAGGAGCTCCTTATCCGGGCGACAAAAATCCGGCATACATCCGAACCACTGCTCACCGACACCACAGCCGGTCTCGGTTACGATGGTTTTATTTTAGCGGTTGCCGGGTTTCAGGTACATATGATCGAAGCCGATCCGGTGGTGGCGGCACTGCTTGCCGATGGGTTGGAGCGTGCACGTCACAACCCGACCCTGGCTCCCGTGGTGGAACGTATCAGTCTGACCATTGGTGAGGCACAAGATGTTCTTCCCCGGCAGATGAAACATCCTGATGTCATTTACCTGGACCCGATGTTTCCCAGACGCTCCAAATCAGCACTGGTCAAGCAGGAACTGCGTCTCCTGCAACTCCTCACCTCCCGGACAACCACTTCCCCTGAACAGTTACTGCATCAGGCATTGGCTGTGCAGGCCAGGAAGGTTGTGGTGAAACGACCGCGCACCGGCCCCAACCTTCTCAATCTGCGCCCGTCTTATACAATCAGAGGCAAAGCCATTCGATTTGATGTCTATGTTGGTTCAGGAAAAGCCCCGACCCCTTTGCCGACAGCGTAATAAAAAATATCCCTGAAGCGAGTCGGAAATCAGCGGTCAACACCGGGCCGCCTTTTCAAGAGCTGCCGCCACCGTTGTCTTCTGCTCCTCTGCCAGCACAACAGGCACCTGAAACGTTAAGGCGCGCTCCATGATCGCTGCAGAGATCGGCAGGGCCTGGGGATCATAAACAACCCGTCGCTTGCCATGGGCTACAAACGGCCACCCGTCACGGCAATAACTTTTACCCTGCAACAGGTGTTCCCAGTTGGGATAGTAATGCCACCCATTTTCACTCCAACGGATTGCTCCTGCACCATGATCGCGCAACACCTGATGAACGGCGGTTGCCTGTTTCTTATCCGGCAGGAGAAAGGTGCAAAAGGTTGCTGAATCACCATCTTTGTCTAAAATTTCCCGGAACTGCACTCCAGGCAGAACACTTACAGCCTCTTGATAAAACTGCTTGTTACGCTTTTGAGCAGCAACGATATCATCAAGTTTGGCTAACTGAGCCAGACCGATCGCCCCCTGGATCTCCATCATCCGATAGTTGAAACCGACAAAAGATCTTCCTTCACCACCACGCCCACCGGGATTAGGTACATGGTCATGCCCATGATCCTGATACTCGGACATCCGTTGCCATAATCCATGGTCACTGGTGATGCACATACCGCCTTCACCGGTGGTTATGGTTTTGACCGCATCAAAAGAAAAGGTGCCGACAGCACCGAAACTGCCGAGGTGACGACCTTGCAGGCGTGCACCGGCAGCCTGGGCAGTATCCTCGATCACGGGAATATTGTGCCGGTGAGCAATGGTCATAATCTCATTGATCCGTGCCTGAGCACCCATCATATGGACAGGAATGATCGCTTTAGTTCGCGGGGTAATCTTTTTTTCCAGATCGGCAGGATCCATGTTGAGGGTCATATCAACTTCAGTAAAAACCGGGATTGCACCGCAGTCAAGTATCGCCTCCCAGGTCGCAACAAAGGTGAAGCCCTGTGTGATAACCTCGTCGCCTGCGCCAATACCGAGAGCAGCCAGTGCCACCTTGAGAGCCGCGGTGCCGGAAGTTACTGCCTGTGCATAGGAGGCGTTGGCATACTCAGCAAATGCCTTTTCAAACTCAAGTACCTTCCACTTCCCTTGGCGTTGAGCGGCAAACTCGTAACGAAACAGCACACCACTGTCCAGCACCTCTAGAACCTGTTTTTTTTCCTCAGCTCCGAAAACCTCAAATCCGGGCACAGTTACACCTCTTTTATGAAAAATTTATACCGATATACACGTACAGCACTCTATTCAGCCATGCTGCCGGGACAGAACAAATCCATTATCAATTAACCGGACCTTGCCCACCTTACCCTCAACAAACACCGCCAATGCAAGAACAGTCTGTTCATCCACCACATCTGCCGGTTCCAGGGTCTCGCAGTTGACAAAGCTGACATAATCCACAGCCGTGCCGGTAAACGAATGAATATGTTTTTCAAGCAAAGCCGTCAGTACAGCTGTTGACCGTTGCCCCTGTAGGGCTTGAGTTTGGGCCAATTGCAAAGAGGTGACCAGGCTTAATGCTGCTGCCCGGTTAGCCGGGTCAAGGTTGGCATTACGGGAACTCATGGCCAGCCCATCTTTTTCACGGACAATCGGGTGGCCGACAATCCGCACAGGAAGATTCAGATCCGCTACCAGGCGACGAACAATCACCAGCTGCTGAAAATCCTTCTCTCCGAACACAGCGACATCCGCCTGAACAATGTTGAACAGTTTGCTCACCACCGTGGCAACACCGGCAAAGTGAACAGGTCGGCTTTTACCGCAGAGATGGGTGGCCAACTGACGAACCTGTACTTCGGTCTGAAATCCCTTCGGGTACATCAGCTCAGGTGTGGGAGCAAAAACGACAGCCACCCCCTCCTTCTGTGCCAATTGTCTGTCCCGTTCAAAATCACGGGGATAACGGTCAAGATCTTCGTTGGGGCCAAATTGGGTGGGGTTGACAAACAGACTGACCACCAGCAAATCACAGAGCCCGGCAGCCATGCGCATCAGACCAAGATGACCTTCATGAAAAAAACCCATGGTCGGAACCAGGCCGACGGTCGCACCGGAACGGATCTGTGCTTTTGCCCAGTCTTGCATCTCCTGAGGATGCTGAATCACTCGCATCATTTCTGCAACTGACCAAGTCTCGACTGCACCATCTCCCGGATCGGGTCCACCTTCCCCTGTCCGGCCTGGAATTCCGACAACTCTAGATATTTCCCATACATGGCTACAGCCTCCTCCTTCTTGTCGGTTTGCTCGTACAGCCGCCCCAATGCACGATAGGCCTCTGCAGCAAACCACTCATTCCCCGAGAGCTGGGTATACAACTGGACAGCCTTATCAACCTGGCCCTCCATCTCACACAGGCCTGCCAACCTGCTGAGCACCAATGGTTTGAGAGACATATCCGGCCTGAGTTCGCTCTGCAACACCTCTAAAGTCTCTATGGCCTTACCGCGCTGCCCCTCCTGTGCATACAAAGTGGCCAACTCAATCTTCGCCCATCGGTCGGCAGCAGTACCTCCATAATCCTGCGTCACCTTCTCCAGCAACGGTTTCCTGTCCTGCTGAGCAATAAGCGCAGCATCCAGAGCGGAAGCACCTCTTGTCTCTCGCAGTTCACGATAGGTGGTGTAACCGGAAACAGCCACGAACACCACCACGGCAGTCACAATAACCGTCCAGATTGTCCGTTGATGACGGTGTATAAATGCGATTACCTTGGGCGGCAAGTTGAACTGCTCCAACAAACCCTCTGAAGCTAATAACTGTTGTTTAATAACAGCATCTCGATTAACGGTTGTCTGCTCCGCCATGCGGGACATCTCCTGTAAAATCTTTACGAACTGTAAGACCGGCACGCAATAGCATCATGCCTCACTGCCTCTCACCAAAAACACTTGCAAGATCTATTGTATCACGTTCAGGTATGGATACATACCAGACTACCTTCAGCCTGAAACGCTGAATTATACCGTGACACACAAAAAAAGCATCAGCCAATCCATGATATCTCAACAAAAACAGATCAGGGCTTCCTTAGCCGCCTCTCTTCCCACCTCCAGTACTCATCGTGTATGAATGATCGCCGTCTACTCACTGTCAGTGAGCTCACCACCACCATCCGCAGTCTGCTGGAAGGGAGTTTTCCCTTTGTCAGCGTTGTCGGTGAGATCTCCAATCTGCACCGTCCCCTTTCCGGGCATTTTTATTTTACCCTCAAGGATGCCGACGCGCAGATCAGAGCGGTTTTGTTCAAAACTCAGCAACGTTATCTGACTGAACCACCGGCAGATGGAAGACAGGTCGTCTGTCGAGGACGCATCTCCGTGTATGAAGCAAGGGGCGATTATCAGTTAATTGTTGACACCATTGAACCCCGCGGCACCGGTATGCTCCAGCAGGCGTTTGCAGAACTCAAACATCGATTGACAGCAGAAGGATTATTCGATGCACACCTGAAACGACAGCCACCGTCTTTTCCCCGCCACATAACCCTCATAACATCCCCCAAAGGCGCTGCGGTCCATGACTTCATCCGGATCGCAACCCGTCGCTTCCCACCGATCAGGATTGCTGTTTACCCGGTAACTGTACAAGGGGAACAGGCTGCCCCCAGTATGATAGAAGCTCTCACCACCATCAACACCAGCATCTCCACAGACCTGATCGTCCTCTGCCGGGGAGGGGGTTCCATTGAAGATCTCTGGGCGTTTAATGATGAGCAGTTAGCCCGAGCCATTCGGCGATCAACCATACCGGTGGTCAGTGCCGTCGGCCATGAAATCGATTTCACCATTGCCGATTTTGCCGCTGACCTCCGTGCGCCAACACCCAGTGGAGCCGCTGAGCTGCTGATCCCCGATGGATCGGCATTACAAAAAAATCTTGCTGATCTCTGTGCACGCATGCAGCACAGCTTGCGTTTCAGTCTGAACGATACCGGTCAGCGTGTACAACTGGCACGCCAGAGGTTGCTCTCCGTGCCGCATTCCCTGGATCGGCTATCCCTTCATCTTGACTATCTCAGTGTTCGCCTGAAAAGATCTTTTGTTGATACGCTTGCCGATAAACAACGTGATCTCGACCAGACCGCCCTTCATCTGTCCCGTTTAAGTCCGAAACATCATCATGCCATCCGCTGTCAACAGTTACTCAATCTCAAAGAACGCCTGGTTCGAGCGGGCAAACTGCTCCTGCAAAACAAAGAGATACAGTTGACAAAAATTGTCGCTGTCCTGGATGCTGTCAGTCCGTTGGCAACCTTGGCCAGAGGATACGCTGTGGTTCGTTTAACCAGAGGCAAAAAACGCTTGGTAACAGAGGCAAACCAAGTTCGGATCGGCTCTGTCGTGGAGATACTTCTTCACCAGGGCAGATTACAGTGCAAAGTGGAAGATCGGTATGGGGAAAATGATGAACCGCTGTGAAGGGCTAATCAAGTACAGCGTCGACTTTTTTATCAATGGTCTCAAGAGCCTGAGCCAGCAACTGGGGATTATCGCGTGCGGTTTGACGAAGGATATCACCCCATTCCCGCAACATGGTACTGTTCACTTTACGGACACTGTTGGGTCGACTCCATTCGACACCGATTTTTGTACCAAGGTTGTCAAGAGCAACCTTCTGGGCGGTCTTTTGTTCCAAAGGGGTTTTAGCAAGGATTTCACTCGAGATTGACTGCCATCCCTCGGCTAACAGATTACCTTCTTGGAAAGTTTTAAACCATCGCTGCTCCTCAGGACTAAGTTCCGCAGGAATCACATAACGCTGCTCAAGCACTCCTCCCATCGGAGCAGCCTGTGCCTCACTTGCCCGCACCTCAGCAACCGGCGCAATACCTAGTATCCACAATGCAAGTATGATCAAACCGATATTTTTCACGGCAGCCTCTTCAACTTAAATCTTTACGCAGAGCCTGAAATTTATCACATGTTCCGGGACAGGTCAAGTGCAGCAGCACTGTTGATACAATTTTTTGTACCAGTCATATATCCTTCATTTTTGAACAGACCGACTTGAATCGCTGACCCCGGCCTCTGAAAAAGTTGCCACCTCGGTAAGAATCGCAACAGCAGCATCAACCAGATGCATGGCCAAAGCCGCCCCTGTGCCTTCCCCAAGCCGCAGATTAAGCTCCAGTAAAGGCCGGCACTGCAATTTACTCAACAGCACCTTGTGAGCCGGTTCCACACTGCAGTGAGCACACACAAGAAAATCCCGGACAAACGGCTCTAAACTGCAGGCAATCATCGCCCCGGCAGTAGAAATAAAACCGTCGACAACCACCGGTTTACGATGGGCCGCTGCTCCAAGAATCAGGCCGGCAATGGCACCGATTTCAAAGCCGCCCACCTTTGCCAATACATCAATTCCATCTTTGGGGTCAGGCCTGTTGATCTGCAGCGCCCGTTCAATGACCGCAATTTTTTTCAGTAAACCAGCATCATCTATACCGGTACCACGCCCCGTGAGCTCACTTACTTTCTCACCGGTAAAGACTGCAGCAATAGCTGTACTTGGCGTGGTGTTACCAATCCCCATATCTCCTGTACCAAAGACATCAGTAGTGGCTGCCAGATCATTGGCAATCTCAATCCCAGCCTCCACCGCCATTACAGCATGGGTCCTGGACATGGCCGGTCCATGCGCAATGTTTGCTGTTCCATGCCCGATTTTTTTGGCAACAATTCTGCCTGTCTCCACCAGTTCATCAAAGCTGTCCCTGGCCCCAACATCAACAACACAGACTTCCGTCTGACTCCTTCCGGCAAGAGCGTTAATTCCGGCACCGCCGCGGATAAAGTTGTAGACCATCTGTGTCGTGACCTCTGCCGGAAACAGAGAAACTCCCTCAGCAGCAACGCCGTGGTCACCGACCATCACCACCACCTTCTTTCGTGCCACCGGAGGCTGCAACGATCGAGTCATACCGGCCAAATCAACGGCTAAATCCATGAGATCGCCCAATGCCCAATGCGGCATGGTCAGTTGATTGAGATGCTCCTCTGCCCGTTGACGATATTCAAAATCCTGGGGATAAATTGATCGAAAAGTAGCATCAAGGAAACTGAGGCCGCTGCTGTTTTTCATATAGACATCCTGATTTTAATAAGAAAAACTTAAGATAGTCATCCAGACTGAAGGCCTGAACAAGTGCATGGTATTGGCCGGGAAGTGCTCGCAGAGAAATATGGACCAATACATCATACATCTTAAACATCAAGGAACTACTCACTACCGGCCAGAGTGCGGTCGTAGAACTTCCCTACTCCATACTCCTTGCGGCGCTGGAATTTTTCATACGGTGGGCCGATCAGCTGCATTTCCGGATACAACCTTTGCATCTGCATGGCAATCTCTATCTCCTTAGTGCAGCCGGTGGAGTACGTGGCATCCTTTCCAGTCCATTCCGGCGGCACCTTCTTCCCCATCAACTCAAAGGATTTGTCCACATCATCGACACTCTGAAAGCGCCAGATATCGATATTGCCTGATCGTTGAAAGATCTCCCACATGTACATGATGTCATCGGCATCCATTCCCTCAACAAAGTGTTCGCCGGGGTTGATTATCACCACGTCATGCAAGGAGGAGCGTAGATACTCGACAAAGATATTCAGAATCTCTTTGGCTGTTTTCAACTGTCCGGGAATTGACCCCACAATCGCCGAATAAAACAAAATCGTTTTTCCCTGCGCCTTTTCCTGCTTGACCATATCGATCAGGTTTTGCGCCATGCGACGCAGGGTGGCACGGGAGAACCGGACCGCCCTGGGGTGATGGGGTTTAAAAAGGATATCGATCTCTCCGTCATCACCGGGGATAATGGAGATAATATCGCGTGTGAACTGGAAATGATTAAAAATGGTTTCACGACCGCCCGGACTCCGGTAAACGACTAAATCAGCCTCCTTAAATGCCCTTGCATATGTAACCGAGGTCAACAGCGGATTGAATGGTTCCCGGGTACCATCCGAGATAATCAGAAACCGGTTGTCGCTGTCAAGGCGACGTACAAGTTCATTTTTGGAAATTGTATCATCACCGATGATGTCGGCATCTTCAAGAAGCTCGCCAAGAGTCGGATCTTCGAGCAGATCGATAAAAGACACCCGATGATAATAGAACCCCCGTTTAACCGCCAGTATCACCTTCATGCCGATTTTCATCAGTATGCGGAGGATGGCAAAATCAAACACTATCTCTCCGGAACGACCTCCCACCCAGAGAATGCACGGCCGACGCCGGCCGGCAACAACATCCCGCAGCCAGTTGCACATCCACATCCACTCAGGTGTCTCCAGCTGCCTGTTCATCACTGCGCGCAAGATATCCATACTCGGCGGCTCGTCCTGCCGCCAGATGGGCCGCATTGAACTGAGCAGCAACAGGCGGCACAACCGGAGAAGGTGCAGCTGAAAATCAAGGTCGCTCAGGCTGGTCTGCTCGTTGATCTCCAGCCCTTCAGGTGAATTAAACAAACGTTCAAAAACATCTGACTTGAGAAAGAGCGCTACTCGTCGATTTTCCTGCTCCCGTTCCATGGCCAATGGCCGATCGATCTCACTGATGGTGGTAAAGATACTTAAAAGTCGTTTTTCGATTCGCCCGGGCAGCTGCACCTTATGGGCAGTCTCATGATTGAACTTAATGGTGAGCAGACTGAGAAGGTAACGCTGTTTATAGGGATCGTTCACCACTTCACGCACTAATTTTTCCAGTCGGGTCCAGATAGCGATGTAGGCAGAAGTCAGAACCGTATCAGCCTTTTTCTCGACAATGGCCTGAAACAGCTC
It includes:
- a CDS encoding gluconeogenesis factor YvcK family protein → MSGEQQFKHHLKFMTSEGFSVLDVLPESSLAEKIASILLESTAGGLPPVITSFFDKLKQQFDALDTSSVKVVVFGGGTGLSNIIGGDSRRQAWAYNPFTGLKEIFPLVSSVVCVTDDGGSTGELQKDVPLIALGDIRHVLVSSIRRQNLVQRYKLDTAGAKHCATALYAVFNYRFMSYPLSAGQLLRDTGATLSDLPEQLLTYLVELCDLLYTDVRLSPTLQRPQCLGNLLLAAAIYKQLGPDLTPEELLVSHQVVRSATSRGLAEISGVLGVRPHSVLPCTTTLSQLQMLYANGVLVTSEYKSGKARRGFPVDRVIVEFSRNPFLQPEVVQLVQQADIILFAPGSLYTSIIPILQVPGLAQAIRDNTGALKVLVANIWVQKGETDAARDAPDRKFYVSDLIRAYHRNIPGGVDQLFSHIVGLDLTDIPGSILQRYALEDKEPIFMDRSRVRALGFSSVEARIFAKEQLRQRGVIQHDPDALARVVKGLWALNQADYLTVPPCKETLSEVDVAIGREYPVRLVPCLRYDKIRDHLTRLHTECIASDSMVKMAETDRRQLLDRVLEILWLHPDIPLEHLQFSRGITLIEPGAWKRCQQWDNIYSFYDPLDQRIKVRQDQVTNLNRFEMVFLVALGQSLLGNYAEDKQMMDLRHGDDILGRTYRILVRDGEALEAFLTPKDIDTYLYLSKMHRLRPDGRVYTRVINPDEGFTPPGLFFGLFYAWYLDNRFAANIEYKMSIIRNPISDLIPEQVRIVERRRKTIDFFRERIFRQHSPFLFARER
- the kdsB gene encoding 3-deoxy-manno-octulosonate cytidylyltransferase yields the protein MNSSTPKIVAIIPARYHSNRFEGKPLALIQGRPMIQHVVERAWQVSVLTEVVVATDDERIAQAVTSFGGRWVMTRRDHATGTDRLAEAAHLLALEDQDIVVNIQGDQPVFPPEVIEQVVGPLVDDPSLPMSTLIYKIIRPEEIPDPNHVKTVFDCRGNALYFSRAPIPFQRDADGTQQPAYYKHLGVYAYRKNFLTTFVGLPEGKWEQCEKLEQLRALEFGYTVRVVLTEYDSVEVDTFKDLERVEQLLPAAPLL
- a CDS encoding class I SAM-dependent methyltransferase, whose amino-acid sequence is MHHATRVFPLTASPVFLAVLADPDSSMTSAHSLAASLAIPLVTDPCAATLLLRYSSEGLELFKPGDPSLPGSLRVNFSSPGVTKRCTDPGQELLIRATKIRHTSEPLLTDTTAGLGYDGFILAVAGFQVHMIEADPVVAALLADGLERARHNPTLAPVVERISLTIGEAQDVLPRQMKHPDVIYLDPMFPRRSKSALVKQELRLLQLLTSRTTTSPEQLLHQALAVQARKVVVKRPRTGPNLLNLRPSYTIRGKAIRFDVYVGSGKAPTPLPTA
- a CDS encoding DegT/DnrJ/EryC1/StrS family aminotransferase, which encodes MPGFEVFGAEEKKQVLEVLDSGVLFRYEFAAQRQGKWKVLEFEKAFAEYANASYAQAVTSGTAALKVALAALGIGAGDEVITQGFTFVATWEAILDCGAIPVFTEVDMTLNMDPADLEKKITPRTKAIIPVHMMGAQARINEIMTIAHRHNIPVIEDTAQAAGARLQGRHLGSFGAVGTFSFDAVKTITTGEGGMCITSDHGLWQRMSEYQDHGHDHVPNPGGRGGEGRSFVGFNYRMMEIQGAIGLAQLAKLDDIVAAQKRNKQFYQEAVSVLPGVQFREILDKDGDSATFCTFLLPDKKQATAVHQVLRDHGAGAIRWSENGWHYYPNWEHLLQGKSYCRDGWPFVAHGKRRVVYDPQALPISAAIMERALTFQVPVVLAEEQKTTVAAALEKAARC
- the panC gene encoding pantoate--beta-alanine ligase, with the translated sequence MRVIQHPQEMQDWAKAQIRSGATVGLVPTMGFFHEGHLGLMRMAAGLCDLLVVSLFVNPTQFGPNEDLDRYPRDFERDRQLAQKEGVAVVFAPTPELMYPKGFQTEVQVRQLATHLCGKSRPVHFAGVATVVSKLFNIVQADVAVFGEKDFQQLVIVRRLVADLNLPVRIVGHPIVREKDGLAMSSRNANLDPANRAAALSLVTSLQLAQTQALQGQRSTAVLTALLEKHIHSFTGTAVDYVSFVNCETLEPADVVDEQTVLALAVFVEGKVGKVRLIDNGFVLSRQHG
- a CDS encoding tetratricopeptide repeat protein; the protein is MAEQTTVNRDAVIKQQLLASEGLLEQFNLPPKVIAFIHRHQRTIWTVIVTAVVVFVAVSGYTTYRELRETRGASALDAALIAQQDRKPLLEKVTQDYGGTAADRWAKIELATLYAQEGQRGKAIETLEVLQSELRPDMSLKPLVLSRLAGLCEMEGQVDKAVQLYTQLSGNEWFAAEAYRALGRLYEQTDKKEEAVAMYGKYLELSEFQAGQGKVDPIREMVQSRLGQLQK
- the xseA gene encoding exodeoxyribonuclease VII large subunit; this encodes MNDRRLLTVSELTTTIRSLLEGSFPFVSVVGEISNLHRPLSGHFYFTLKDADAQIRAVLFKTQQRYLTEPPADGRQVVCRGRISVYEARGDYQLIVDTIEPRGTGMLQQAFAELKHRLTAEGLFDAHLKRQPPSFPRHITLITSPKGAAVHDFIRIATRRFPPIRIAVYPVTVQGEQAAPSMIEALTTINTSISTDLIVLCRGGGSIEDLWAFNDEQLARAIRRSTIPVVSAVGHEIDFTIADFAADLRAPTPSGAAELLIPDGSALQKNLADLCARMQHSLRFSLNDTGQRVQLARQRLLSVPHSLDRLSLHLDYLSVRLKRSFVDTLADKQRDLDQTALHLSRLSPKHHHAIRCQQLLNLKERLVRAGKLLLQNKEIQLTKIVAVLDAVSPLATLARGYAVVRLTRGKKRLVTEANQVRIGSVVEILLHQGRLQCKVEDRYGENDEPL
- the cobT gene encoding nicotinate-nucleotide--dimethylbenzimidazole phosphoribosyltransferase, with amino-acid sequence MKNSSGLSFLDATFRSIYPQDFEYRQRAEEHLNQLTMPHWALGDLMDLAVDLAGMTRSLQPPVARKKVVVMVGDHGVAAEGVSLFPAEVTTQMVYNFIRGGAGINALAGRSQTEVCVVDVGARDSFDELVETGRIVAKKIGHGTANIAHGPAMSRTHAVMAVEAGIEIANDLAATTDVFGTGDMGIGNTTPSTAIAAVFTGEKVSELTGRGTGIDDAGLLKKIAVIERALQINRPDPKDGIDVLAKVGGFEIGAIAGLILGAAAHRKPVVVDGFISTAGAMIACSLEPFVRDFLVCAHCSVEPAHKVLLSKLQCRPLLELNLRLGEGTGAALAMHLVDAAVAILTEVATFSEAGVSDSSRSVQK
- a CDS encoding ARMT1-like domain-containing protein; this encodes MSEFTRYVKGLDPDRDAWVTNFFTENHLAYETFPDKVASPEQLKFIVHLDDEQIYYPCSDELFQAIVEKKADTVLTSAYIAIWTRLEKLVREVVNDPYKQRYLLSLLTIKFNHETAHKVQLPGRIEKRLLSIFTTISEIDRPLAMEREQENRRVALFLKSDVFERLFNSPEGLEINEQTSLSDLDFQLHLLRLCRLLLLSSMRPIWRQDEPPSMDILRAVMNRQLETPEWMWMCNWLRDVVAGRRRPCILWVGGRSGEIVFDFAILRILMKIGMKVILAVKRGFYYHRVSFIDLLEDPTLGELLEDADIIGDDTISKNELVRRLDSDNRFLIISDGTREPFNPLLTSVTYARAFKEADLVVYRSPGGRETIFNHFQFTRDIISIIPGDDGEIDILFKPHHPRAVRFSRATLRRMAQNLIDMVKQEKAQGKTILFYSAIVGSIPGQLKTAKEILNIFVEYLRSSLHDVVIINPGEHFVEGMDADDIMYMWEIFQRSGNIDIWRFQSVDDVDKSFELMGKKVPPEWTGKDATYSTGCTKEIEIAMQMQRLYPEMQLIGPPYEKFQRRKEYGVGKFYDRTLAGSE